The genome window CAAGTTCAGCATCCGCCAGGGCGGCTTCGCGCGCCTTGGCGGCTTCGGCTTCGGCCGCAGCTTTCACATCCCTGCCGGCTGAGGCAGCGCGGTCGGTAGATTCACGAACAACCTTGCTGGCTTCGGCTTGCGCGTCGGCAAGAATTTTTGCAGCATCTTTCTCCGCATTTGCACGGGCTTCCGCGGCAACACGGGCATCTTCAAGACCCTGTGCGATCGCCTGACGGCGTTTCTCCATCAAACCCATGATGGGAGCAACAATCCACTTTGCGACCACCGTGTACACAATGATCAGGTTCACAACCTGAACAAGCAAAAAGGGAAGATTAAGACCAAGAGCGTCCAATGGATCCTCCGATTTAGAAAACGAACAGGATGAGCAGGGCGACAACCAGACAGTAAATGGCAACCGCTTCAGCGAAAGCAATGCCGAGAATCATGTTTGTCTGAATCGTACTGGTGACATCAGGGTTGCGCGCCATGGCTTGAACGGCGCCACCGGTCACGATACCAATACCAGCACCCGCGCCGATTGCGCCGATCATGGCCAGGCCAGCGCCAATTAATTTTGCAGCTTCAGCATCCATTGTAGAAAATCCTCCGTGATTAGATTCGGGCGGGATAATCCGCCATTTGAAATAAATAACAACCCGGGTCCGCCTTGCCACCCGAATATTTACTGTTTTAGTGCGCTTCCTCGTGGTGGTCACCATGTCCCTGAGTGGCCTGCGACATGAACACCATGGTCAACATGCCAAACACAATGGCCTGAATAAGTCCGACGAAGAACTCAAGCAGATAGAACATGGACTGGGCAAAAACCGGCACCAAGGAGCCAATAACGAACAACAGCACCGCACCTGCAAACATGTTGCCAAAAAGACGGAAGGCAAATGAAAGTATCTTGGAAAACTCCGAAACCAGTTCCAGCAGCCCCACACCAAAATCAATGACTCCAAAAATGGGTTTGCTAAACAGGGTCTTGGTATTCCAGAACTTGGTGAGATATCCCATTCCCTGCGAACGGAAGCCAAACACTTGAATCATCACCACCGCG of Anaerolineales bacterium contains these proteins:
- the atpE gene encoding ATP synthase F0 subunit C, giving the protein MDAEAAKLIGAGLAMIGAIGAGAGIGIVTGGAVQAMARNPDVTSTIQTNMILGIAFAEAVAIYCLVVALLILFVF